GCATGGTCGAAGGCGATCGTCGGCACGTCGACGATCTGCGCGCCGCCGTCGGCGACGATCGTCGCTCCGGTGATGTACGACGAGTCCGGGGACGCGAGGAAGCGCACCACCCCCGCGATCTCGTCGGGCTGCGCCGGGCGTCCGAGCGGCACGTCCGTGGTCACGGCCGCGTAGGCCGCCGCGCGGTCGGAGAGCCCCGCGGCTCGGGCGAAGGCATCCATCTCCTCATCGGCCATGGGCGTCGCCACCCAGCCCGGGCAGACCGTGTTGACCCGCACGCCGGCACGGCCGTAGTCGCGCGCGAGGGAGCGGGTGAGTCCGATCAGCGCGTGTTTGCCGACGGTGTAACCGGCGACGGAGGGACCTGCGGCGAGGCCCGCGATCGACGACATCACCACGACGCGTCCCCGGGCCGCGATGAGCGCCGGGAGGGCGGCGCGGACCATGACGAACGCCGTCGTGACGTTGGCGCGCAGCGCCGCCTCCCACGCGTCGTCGTCGGTGTCGGCGACGGTGGCGAAGCCGTGCCCGCCGGCGTTCGCGACGACGATATCGAGCCTCCCGCGCTCCTCGAGGATGCGCGCGACCAGCGCTTCCGCGTCGGCGGATCGCGCGGCGTCCGCGGCGAGCGCCGTCCCACCGATATCCGTCGCAACGCGCTCGAGGGGCTCGAGCCGGCGCCCCGTGACGACGACGTGCACGCCCTCGCGCGCGAGCCGCCGAGCGACCGCCTCGCCGATCCCCGTCCCGCCGCCCGTCACCAGCGCCACCTGGCCCCGTAGTTCGTCGTTCATCGTCCCTGCTCTCCGCTCGCGCCCGCGCGCGAGCCTGCTTCAAGCCGCGATCCCGCGGTCCGCCGTTCGCCCGTGCATCCGCGTGAGCCTGTCCTGCGCGGCGCCGTCCTGCCGCTCACGCCGGAAACCCCGACCGTGCACTGACACCGAAATCCGACACCCAGGTCGCCGCCGACACCGGCCGCAGGCGCGGGGATGCCAACAGCACGATCTGGTCGGCCACCTCGGCCGGCGTCTGCACCGGGTATTCCGCGTCGGCGAAGCCGCTCGGCATCCCGAGATCTCCGCGACTCATCGGGGTGTCGACGATCGAGGGGCACACGGCGTTGACGCGGATCCCCTCGGGCGCGAGCTCGACGGCGGCGGCGCGCGCGAGCTGGAGCAGCGCGGCTTTCGAGGCGCCGTAGGGCACCATGCCCGGGGTGGCGACGAGCGCCGAGTCACTCGCCACGATGACGACCGAGGCGGCATCCGACCTCCGCAGCCACGGCAGCGCCGCGCGCAGCGCGAGGAAGGCGCCCGTGACGTTGACGGCGAAGACGCGTTCCCAATCCGCCACCGACGTCTCGGCGAGCGGGGTGCCCACCGGGCCGGAGATGCCCGCCGCCAGCACCAGTACGTCGAGTCCGCCGACCTCCCGCGCGCACGCGTCCACCGCGGCGGCGGCCGCGTCGGCATCCGTGAGGTCGGCGACGACGCCCGGAGCCCCGACCTCCCGCACGCGCGGGTCGAGGTCGACCCCTCCGGTGCGCGCCCCCTCGGCGGCGAGCGCCCGCACGGCGGCGCGTCCGATTCCTCCGGCGGCGCCGGTGACGAGCGCTCTGCGCGCGGTGAGGTGAAGGTCCATGCCGCCATCCTGTTCGCGGCGGCGGCGGGCGGCATCCGTCCCTGCACGGACGCAACAGGCCCCCTCACCCGCGGTCAAGTCCGGAGCGCGCGAGCGGAGCAAGATCGCTGCAACGGGCGCCGCTGCCCGCTCGGAACCCGAACCCGAAGGATTCGCCATGACCGACTCGACCACCGCCGGCTCCTCCACCGCGTTGCAGCGCGGCGCGTTGGGCGTCGCCGGCATCGTCTTCCTCGTTCTCGCCGCCGTCGCGCCGCTGACCGGGATCGTCGTGGTCGCCTCGCTCGCGATCGCGCTCGGCAACGGCGGCGGCACGCCCGCGTCGTTCCTGATCATCGCGGTGATCCTGCTGCTGTTCGCGGTCGGCTACGCGCAGATGTCGAAGCAGCTGGTCAACGCCGGCGGCTTCTACGCCTTCGTCGTCAAGGGGCTCGGGCGCACGGGCGGGCTCATCGCGGGCCTGATCGCCACCCTCGGCTACAACTTCTTCGTCGTCGGCACGATCGGCACGAGCGGCTTCTTCATGCAGTCGATCATCGCCGGGCTGACCGGCTTCGACCTTCACTGGTACGTATGGGGGCTGCTGTCGATCGTCGTCTGCTTCCTCATGGCGCGCACGGGCGTCGACTTCTCGTCAAAGGTGCTCGGCGTCGCCCTCGTGCTCGAGGTGCTGATGCTCGTCGTGTTCGACATCTCGGTGCTGGTGCAGACGGGGTACGACCTGGGCGCCTTTTCCCCCGAAGCCGTCTTCTCGGGCTCGCTGCCAATCGGCCTCTTGCTGGCGGCGACCGGCTTCCTCGGGTTCGAGGCGACCGCGCTGTTCGGCGAAGAAGCGCGCAACCCGCTGAAGACCATCCCCCGCGCCACCTACACCGCGATCATCGCGATCGGCGTGATCCTCGGCGTCACCACCTGGGCCGTGGTCAGCGCGACCGGCGTCGCCCAGGCGCAGGGCACCGCTCAGGAGCATCTGGCCACGGGTGACCTCATCTTCAGCCTCGCGGCGACCTACCTCGGTCCGCAGCTCACCGTCGTCATGCAGGTCCTCCTGCTGGTGAGCCTGTTCGCGGCGATGCTCGCCTTCCACAACTCCGCCACGCGCTACCTCTACGCCCTCGGCCGTGCCCGCGTGCTGCCCTTCGCCCTCGCCCGCACGCGCGCCTCGGGTGCCCCGCAACTCGCCGGCATCGTGCAGGCCGCGTTCGCCGCGATCGTCGCGGGGATCTTCGCCCTCGTGGGCCTCGACCCGATCCTCAACCTCGTCCCCGCGATGCTCGGCTTCGGCACGCTCTCCGTGATCGTGCTGCAGGCGCTCGCGGCCCTGTCGATCGTGGTCTTCTTCCGCCGCCGCGGCGACCGCCGCTGGTGGAGCACGCTGATCGCCCCCGGCGTCGGCTTCCTCGCGCTGTCGGTCATCGTGGTGCTGGCCGTCGTGAACTTCGACGTCGTCGCCGGATCCAACGAACCCGCGATCCGCCTGATGCCGCTGCTGCTGGTCGCGGCCGTGATCGGGGGGATCGGGTACGCCGTGTTCCTGCGCCGCCGCAAGCCCGCCGTGTACGCCGGGCTGTCCGACGACCTCGAGGCCTTCAACGTGGCCTCGGCCGAGAAGGGCAAAGACCCGGTCCCCGGACTCTGATTCCGGATGCCGCACCCCGGCGGGTCCGTCCCGTCCGGCCGCGCTCCGCCGACGCCCGGCGAAGCGTGGGGCCGCGGCATCCGTCCCGCTCCTCCCTCCCTCCAGAGAAAGAAATCGCATGACGACCGACACCCTGAACCTGTCCGACACCCGCACCTGGCTGCCGCTCGACGGGCTCGCACCCGGCTTCGACGCGGCCAAGGCTGAGCTGACCGTTGCCCTCGCGGGCCGCACGTTCACCACCGTGGATGAGAGCGGCACGCGGACGGAGTACCGCTTCGGAGCGGATGCCGTGGAGTGGACGTCGACGTCCGAGAACGGCCGCGACGCCGTCGAGGTCATCGAGGTCGACGAGGAGCTGTACTACGCGCAGTACACCCCCGCCGCGCACCCTGACGAGGCCGTGACCCTCATCCTCGACCTGCGCAGCGGGCACGCGCTGACGGTGATCAGCACCCTGGGGACGGCCGCGCCCGGGCGCACCGCGGTGCAGATGAGCTTCACGCCCGCGACCATCGCCGAGCTCGAGGTGAGCGGGGACGCTCCGGCGCCGACCGACGAGCTGATCGGCCGCCGCGTGCTGTGGGTGTACTCGACGGTGCACGCCTACGAGCACGTGTACCTCTCGCCGCACTGGTACTCGTGGCACTGCCTCGCCGGCCCCGAGCAGGGCCTCGCCGACACCGACGAGAACACCGTGTGGCGAGTGCGTCCCGGCATCTACGTCTTCACGTGGCGCGAGAAGGTCATCCCGTGCGGCTCGGTGACGATCGCCGACCACCGCGACCAGAAGGCGCTGCGCGCCCACGGCGTGCTGTTCGGCACCGACGAGTCGGGCTCCGGCGCCACGCACTTCACCTTCGGCGCGCACGGGCGCCTGCTGTCGAACACCGTTCACCCCGTCGAGTACGACCCCGCGCGTCCGTTGGAGCGCTGAGCGTTCTTCGCCGGAGAGCCGCGTCCCCGAGTGGGGCGCGGCTCTTTCGTGTGCGCGTGTCAGCCGTGCGCGGCTGAGCCGTGCGCCCTCTGACCGCGAATACGCCACAGAATCGGACGGGAGCACCAGAATCGGATGCCGCGGCGGCATCCATCCGATTTCGCTGCGGCGATCCGATATCGAGGTGCCCGCGCCCACCGCCGCGGGCACGCGAAGGCCGCGCCCCCGTGGGGACGCGGCCGGTGCGACAGATCAGGCAGCCAGCGCCACCAGCTTCCGCGCCCGCGCCGTCGCGAGCCGCAGACGCAGCACGTGCGTGAGGGCGCTCAGGCCGATCGCCGCGACGAGCGCGAGGCCGCTGGCGACCGCCTGCCAGAACGTCGTGACGCCCAGCAGCACGAGCGAGTTGTTCAGCGCGCCGTAGAACAGCACGCCCACGACGACCCCGAAGATGGTTCCCTCACCGCCGGTGAGCGCGACCCCGCCGAGCAGCACCGCCGTCAGCACGACGAGTTCGAACCCGGCACCGAGCTGCCCGGCCGGGGCGCTGTTCAGGCGAGCGGCGACGATCGTGCCGGCGAAGCCCGACATCGCCCCCGACAGCACGAAGAGCGCGAACGGCAGGCGCCGAACCGGGACGCCGGAGAGGTACGCCGCCTGTCGATTGACACCGACCGCGTAGACGTGGCGGCCGGTGGGCGTGAGCGACAGGAAGATTCCGGCGGCGATGAGCAGCAGCGCCGCGATCCACACCGACAGGGGCACGCCCGCGACCGTCCCGACGCCGAGCAGGCCGAACTGGTCGCCGAAGTTGTTCCGCGGCGTGGGGCTGATGAGCTGCGCCACCCCGCGCACCGCGGTGAGCGTGCCGAGGGTGGTGATGAACGAGTTCAACCCGAGGATCGTGATGATCACGGCGTTCACGAGCCCCACCAGCGCCCCCGCGAGGATCGCGAGCACGATGGCGACGGCGGGCTGCCCGGCGCCCTTGTCCATGACGAGGGATGCCACCACCCCGCCGAGCGCGAGGCTCGAGCCCACCGAGAGGTCGATGTAGCCCGCGATGAGGAGCATGGCGACGGGAATGGCGACGATCGCGATGACCGCGCTGTCCTGCAGGATGCCGCGGATGTTCTGCCATCCGAAGAAGGAATCGGTCGCGATCTGCACACCGATCACAAGGATGATCAGCACGATGAGCAACGGGGTGCGCACGACGCCCTCGACAGCGGCGCGCAGGAAACGGTTCTCTGTGACGAGCGGGCTCGTCACGGTGGATTTCGTCACGGCAGGGGTCCTTCGGTGAGATCGGCGGAAGCGGGGTGGGCGACGGGTCCGGTCGTGGCTCCCGCGGCAGCGGGGGCGGTGTGGATGGCCGAGAGCAGGCCGTCAGCCGTGGTCAGGGCGACGTCGACCTCGTCGACGACGGCCCCCTTCGAGAAGATGAGGCAGCGGTGCGCGAGGTCGACGACCTCTTCGGGCTCGTTGGTCGCGACGATCACCCCCATCCCCTGCTCGGCGGCGAGGGTCTTGATCGCGTCGTAGATGTCCTTCCGGGCGCCGACATCGACGCCCTGGGTCGGGTCGTCGAGCAGGATCACCCGCGTGCGCGCGGCGTCGTTGACCCAGCGTGCGAGCAGGATCTTCTGCTGGTTGCCGCCGCTGAACCGACCGGCGGGCAGGTCGGCCGCACGCGGGCGCAGGGCGAGACCGTCGGCGATGCGGTCGAACACCCCCCGTTCGGCGCGAAGCGACCGCAGCCCCCACGATCCGAGGCGGCGCATCGCGTCGATGACGGTGTTGTCCTGGGCGGGGAGCGCGGCGAACAGCCCCTCTCGCGCACGGTCCGCCGGAACGAGGGCGATACCGGCGCGCAGTCCCTGCGCGGGTGAGCGCGTCTCGCGCGGCACGCCGTCGATGAACAACGTGCCGCCGGTGCGCGGCATCCGTCCGAAGACCGTACTGAGGAACCGCGTGCGCCCCGAACCGACCAGCCCGTAGCAGGCGACGATCTCGCCGGGCGCGACGGACAGGTCGATCGGCGTGAGCCCGGGTGCCGTGAGCCCGCGGACCTCCAGCACGGGCGT
This portion of the Microbacterium testaceum StLB037 genome encodes:
- a CDS encoding SDR family NAD(P)-dependent oxidoreductase yields the protein MNDELRGQVALVTGGGTGIGEAVARRLAREGVHVVVTGRRLEPLERVATDIGGTALAADAARSADAEALVARILEERGRLDIVVANAGGHGFATVADTDDDAWEAALRANVTTAFVMVRAALPALIAARGRVVVMSSIAGLAAGPSVAGYTVGKHALIGLTRSLARDYGRAGVRVNTVCPGWVATPMADEEMDAFARAAGLSDRAAAYAAVTTDVPLGRPAQPDEIAGVVRFLASPDSSYITGATIVADGGAQIVDVPTIAFDHAGV
- a CDS encoding SDR family NAD(P)-dependent oxidoreductase, whose protein sequence is MDLHLTARRALVTGAAGGIGRAAVRALAAEGARTGGVDLDPRVREVGAPGVVADLTDADAAAAAVDACAREVGGLDVLVLAAGISGPVGTPLAETSVADWERVFAVNVTGAFLALRAALPWLRRSDAASVVIVASDSALVATPGMVPYGASKAALLQLARAAAVELAPEGIRVNAVCPSIVDTPMSRGDLGMPSGFADAEYPVQTPAEVADQIVLLASPRLRPVSAATWVSDFGVSARSGFPA
- a CDS encoding APC family permease, producing the protein MTDSTTAGSSTALQRGALGVAGIVFLVLAAVAPLTGIVVVASLAIALGNGGGTPASFLIIAVILLLFAVGYAQMSKQLVNAGGFYAFVVKGLGRTGGLIAGLIATLGYNFFVVGTIGTSGFFMQSIIAGLTGFDLHWYVWGLLSIVVCFLMARTGVDFSSKVLGVALVLEVLMLVVFDISVLVQTGYDLGAFSPEAVFSGSLPIGLLLAATGFLGFEATALFGEEARNPLKTIPRATYTAIIAIGVILGVTTWAVVSATGVAQAQGTAQEHLATGDLIFSLAATYLGPQLTVVMQVLLLVSLFAAMLAFHNSATRYLYALGRARVLPFALARTRASGAPQLAGIVQAAFAAIVAGIFALVGLDPILNLVPAMLGFGTLSVIVLQALAALSIVVFFRRRGDRRWWSTLIAPGVGFLALSVIVVLAVVNFDVVAGSNEPAIRLMPLLLVAAVIGGIGYAVFLRRRKPAVYAGLSDDLEAFNVASAEKGKDPVPGL
- a CDS encoding molybdenum cofactor biosynthesis F family protein yields the protein MTTDTLNLSDTRTWLPLDGLAPGFDAAKAELTVALAGRTFTTVDESGTRTEYRFGADAVEWTSTSENGRDAVEVIEVDEELYYAQYTPAAHPDEAVTLILDLRSGHALTVISTLGTAAPGRTAVQMSFTPATIAELEVSGDAPAPTDELIGRRVLWVYSTVHAYEHVYLSPHWYSWHCLAGPEQGLADTDENTVWRVRPGIYVFTWREKVIPCGSVTIADHRDQKALRAHGVLFGTDESGSGATHFTFGAHGRLLSNTVHPVEYDPARPLER
- a CDS encoding ABC transporter permease, whose amino-acid sequence is MTKSTVTSPLVTENRFLRAAVEGVVRTPLLIVLIILVIGVQIATDSFFGWQNIRGILQDSAVIAIVAIPVAMLLIAGYIDLSVGSSLALGGVVASLVMDKGAGQPAVAIVLAILAGALVGLVNAVIITILGLNSFITTLGTLTAVRGVAQLISPTPRNNFGDQFGLLGVGTVAGVPLSVWIAALLLIAAGIFLSLTPTGRHVYAVGVNRQAAYLSGVPVRRLPFALFVLSGAMSGFAGTIVAARLNSAPAGQLGAGFELVVLTAVLLGGVALTGGEGTIFGVVVGVLFYGALNNSLVLLGVTTFWQAVASGLALVAAIGLSALTHVLRLRLATARARKLVALAA
- a CDS encoding sugar ABC transporter ATP-binding protein — protein: MSVTVRGLTKRYGATLALDDVTLDIPGGRIHALLGHNGAGKSTLIACLGGGVAPTAGTIDIDGTTHDALTPRTSIAAGVAVIYQHLSLLENMTVAENLFIGQELTAGGVIRRGEQHRLARAALDAVGATGIDPDVKVSTLPIGQRQLVEIAKVVRRDARLIVFDEPTAALSRAEAARLGELVRDLAGRGIAILYVTHLLGEVLALADAATVMRNGRAVWSAEGSAITRDALVAAISDGHGATNERPAPPRRGETPVLEVRGLTAPGLTPIDLSVAPGEIVACYGLVGSGRTRFLSTVFGRMPRTGGTLFIDGVPRETRSPAQGLRAGIALVPADRAREGLFAALPAQDNTVIDAMRRLGSWGLRSLRAERGVFDRIADGLALRPRAADLPAGRFSGGNQQKILLARWVNDAARTRVILLDDPTQGVDVGARKDIYDAIKTLAAEQGMGVIVATNEPEEVVDLAHRCLIFSKGAVVDEVDVALTTADGLLSAIHTAPAAAGATTGPVAHPASADLTEGPLP